In the genome of Coxiella burnetii, the window GATGTTTTTTTGAATAAGCAATTAAAATTTCCTATTAAGGATTCACTAAAACCCGTAAATGAGGAAATAAATCAGTGGCTAATAATCCCCGCTCGCCTCCCTCCTCTGCTGCGCGATCAGCGGCCATGGAGTGAATAAAAACACCGGCTTGAGCGGCTGATGCTAAGCTCAATCTTTGAGCGACCAACCCACCGATGATGCCACTTAAAATATCACCCATCCCTCCTGTCGCCATACCAGGATTGCCGGCTGGACACACATAATAGGCTTGGCTTTCATCTTTAATAAGTGTCCCAACCCCTTTAAGCACAAGGACACCCTGGTATTTTTCTTGCAAGTCGTTGATAGCTTGGAAACGATCGCGTTGAACTTCATTGCAAGAAATTCCCAACAATCGGGAAGCTTCGCCGGGATGAGGTGTTAATATCCAATCCTCTCGTTGAGAGGGCGACTCTGCGAGTAAGTTTAAACTATCAGCATCAAGTACTTTAGGAAGATCTGTTTCTAATACTTTGTTTAATAAAGATTTTGCCCAATCAGACTTCCCTAGACCGGGTCCAATCACCACGACAGTCGCCGCAGTAAGTAGCGGCTTTAAATCATCCGCAGCAGCCACTTGGTGGCACATTAATTCGGGCCGCGGACCGCTGACGATAGGGACATGTTCTGGGCGCGTGGCGACCGTCACTAGTCCAGCGCCGACACGTGCGGCGGCTTCCGCAGCCATCCGTACGGCTCCGCCCATACCATAATCACCACCGATCACCAAAACGTGCCCATAGCTGCCTTTATGGGCATCACGCGCTCGTTTAGGTAACAAGGGAAACACCCCTTTCCATTCCAATAAACGGGTATCGGTAAAGACAGCCCGAAAAAAGGACTCCGAAAGCCCTAAGCGATCCACGATCAACTCGCCACAATAGGCAGGCGCTTTATCGGTATACAAACCTCTTTTGGGAGCGATGAAGGTGACCGTTAAATTGGCTTTTACAGCCGTCCCCTGGACCTCTCCAGAGTCAACGTTAATTCCCGAAGGCACATCAAGGGCTAATACGTATTGTCCTGCCTGGTTAATGGCGGCAATGAGATGATCATAAGGTGCTTTCACTTCTCCAGAAAGTCCGCTGCCTAAAAGCGCATCCACGATCACTTCTCCTTTGAAAAGAAGCGGCTCCGGGAAAGGTAAAATGGGAAGATTAGAAGCTTCACAGGCATTAGCGGCTTGAGCAGCCGCACCTTTCAGTTGGTGGCGTTGCCCGGCCAAATAGACGGTTACTTTCAATCCGTTTTCGTAAGCCAAGCGCGCAAGCACTAGCCCGTCGCCCCCGTTATTCCCCTTCCCACAACATACGGTAATTTCTTGAGCCTCGGGCCATCGCGCTAGAAGCGCTTTAAAAGCGGCCTCTCCGGCGCGACACATTAATTCATATTCACTAATGCCCGATTCAACTGCCAAGCGCTCTAATTCGCGAATTTGGCGGTTTTGGTACAATACTGTCATTCTTTTTTCTCTATCATTCTTCTAAGCGCAGTCGTTTGGTGGAAGCGTGGCAGAAGATAGCAACGGGTAATAATATAACGAAAAGGAGTCAACATAAAGCTATATCATTAGCCAGGGTGCGATTGAAAGTGTAGGTTTTCTAAGCCGCCTCGGGAGCCGAGTAGCTAAGTAGCCCAATGAAATGGACCCACCCCTTAAAGACGGCGTCATAATGCGCCAACATAGAATTTCTATTTTCAAAAAAAGGAGAAGGTCCATGAAAGATATTAAAATACTGGGTGTTGATATTGCAAAAGATGTTTTTCAACTGTGTGGAATTGATGAGTGGGGTAAAGTGATCTACACGAGACGGGTTAAGCGTGCTCAGTATGTATCCACCGTAGCCAGTCTTAAGGTGGGCTGCGTGGTGATGGAAGCGTGTGGAGGAGCGAACCATTGGTATCGGACGTTTATGGGGATGGGTATCCCAACGCAGTTGATCAGTCCGCAGCACGTCAAACCGTATGTCAAAAGTAACAAGAATGATCGTAACGATGCGCAGGCGATAGCTGAAGCGGCTTCCCGCGCCTCGATGCGGTTTGTGCAGGGTAAAACGGTGGAACAACAAGACGTTCAAGCGCTGTTAAAGATACGCGATCGTTTAGTCAAAAGCCGCACGGCGCTGATCAATGAGATTCGGGGGTTGTTGCAAGAATACGGACTCACGATGGCGCGTGGTGCCAAGCGATTTTATGAAGAGCTCCCGTTGATTTTAGCGAGCGAAGCGGTGGGATTAACACCGCGGATGAAACGGGTGTTGAATTGTTTGTATACCGAATTGTTGAACCGGGACGAAGCGATTGGTGATTACGAGGAGGAATTAAAAGCGGTGGCAAAAGCCAATGAGGATTGTCAACGGGTACAGAGCATCCCGGGGGTGGGTTATTTAACGGCGCTCTCGGTTTATGCGAGCGTGGGTGACATTCATCAATTTCATCGTTCCCGGCAGTTGTCGGCGTTTATTGGGTTGGTCCCTCGACAACATTCGAGTGGGAATAAGGAGGTGTTGTTGGGGATTAGTAAACGCGGCAATGTGATGTTAAGGACGTTATTGATTCATGGCGCCCGTGCGCTATTGCGTCATGTAAAAAATAAAACGGATAAAAAGAGTCTGTGGTTAAAAGCACTCATTGAGCGCCGCGGAATGAATCGCGCTTGTGTGGCGTTAGCGAATAAAAATGCGCCGATCATTTGGGCGCTTTTAACACGCCAAGAAACGTATCGCTGTGGCGCCTAAACACCGCCGTGGGTAAAAAAAAGAATTAACAAAAGGAGACACACCAACCGAGTTCGAAACAATGAGGGCTGATGAAAGTAAGGTAAAACCTGAGGTTGATTAAGCTGATTCATACGGTGGCTCTGTGAAGCCGATAGCCCGATAAGCATCAACCTTGCATAATTCATCAAGGCACCAATGGTGGCCAATTTAAATCGTGATGCCGGATATACGAATGCAACCGCTTTCTTTTCATCAAAACTGATTGTTGACAACAAGGGTGGGTCCATATACGTATGAGCGAAGCGAAATACGGGAAAACAATGATGTCATCTATTGTCCCCGTATTTCGCTTCGCTCATACGGGCTACCTAGCTTTGTCTGTCGGTAGACGGCCTACGCTCGGGACGACGGGGGGTTTTTAGAAATTAAGGCTAATAGAAAAAAATAATAAAGCCGCTAGCCTCGAGCTTTTTTTCTGCGGGATTTGCTCTTTTGAAGTGGGGGAGAATTTACCTCTTCTAACACAAAATCGATTTTACGATCGTCTAAATCAACCCTGGCGACAATAACACGGATAGTATCGCCCAGTCGGTAAACCCGGCCGCTGCGTTTGCCGCGCAGAAGATGATGAACAGGGTCAAAATGGTAGTAATCGTTTTCTAGCGCCGTAATGTGCACCAATCCTTCGATATAAATTTGATCCAATTGCACAAAAACGCCAAAGCCCGTGACATCAACAATATGTCCTGCATAAGCTTGACCTATTTTATTCATCATATATTCGCATTTTAACCAGTCAACCGCTTCGCGTGTCGCACGGTCGGCGCGACGTTCGGTCATCGAGCAATGCTCTCCCAATTCGCCTAATTTTGGATTGTCGTAATGAAATTTCTTGGGGGATTTTTTTTGTAACGCGTGTCGAATCCCACGGTGAACCAGCAGATCCGGGTAGCGCCGAATGGGCGAAGTAAAATGACAGTAACGCTCGTAGGAAAGGCCAAAATGCCCTCCATCTTCAGGGGTATAAATGGCTTGTCGCAGCGAGCGGAGCATCACCGTTTGTAATAAATGAGCATCGGGGCGTTTCTCAATGCGCAATAATAATTTTGCATAATCCATCGGCGTTGGCTTATCACCGCCCGTCAAGCGTAATCCAAACGCGCGAAGAAATTGTTTAAGGTCATGTAATTTTTGCTCATCAGGACCTTCGTGTACACGATAAAGCGTTGGAATATTTTTTTCTTGTAAAAAATGCGAGGCCGAAACGTTAGCTACTAACATACATTCTTCAATGATGCGATGCGCTTCATTGCGTACAACGGGAACGATGCGTTTAATTTTTCCTTTTTGATCAAATTGAATTCGAGTCTCAGTCGTTTCAAATTCTATTGCGCCGCGATTAATACGCTGTCGCAATAAATTTTGATAAAGTTGATCTAAATTTTTAATATGCGGTAACATTTCTTCATTTTTAGTTTTTTCTCCGCGGAGCATGGCGGCGACTTGCGTGTAAGTCAAACGCGCATGGGAATGAATAACCGCTTCATAAAATTGATATTTGCTGACTTTGCCTTTGGCAGTAAGGTGTATTTCGCAAACAATGGCTAAACGATCTTTATTCGGTACAAGCGAGCAAAGGTTGTTAGATAACGCTTCGGGTAGCATCGGAATAACTTTCGAGGGAAAATAGACAGAATTTCCCCGTAATTGCCCTTCTTTATCTAATGCACTCTCTCGAGAAACGTAATGCGAAACGTCGGCAATAGCGACATAGAGTTTCCAACCGCTCGATTTCGATTCGCAATAAACAGCGTCATCAAAATCTCTCGCGTCTTCGCCATCAATCGTCATGAAAGGCAGCTTCCGAAGGTCTTTGCGTCCTTTTTTGTCGTATTCCATCAATTCCACGGGTAGTTTTTTAGCTTCCCGCAAAACTTCGTTCGGCCAGCGGTAGGGAAGCTCATGCGTCCGAATGGCCAGCTCAACCTCCATTCCAGGGGTTAATTGGTCGCCCAGTATTTCAATAATACGTCCCATCGCTTGGCGACGCTTGGTGGGTTGCACGGTAATTTCTGCCACCACAAATTGTCCCGTTTTTGCCTCTCCTTGCTGGCCGGGAGGAATTAAAATATCTTGGGTAATTAATTTATGATTCGGGTCAACAAAGGCGATCCCCCCTTCTTCAAAATATCGCCCCACGACTTGATGCGTATTTCGCTCCAAAATTTCCACGATCGCGCCTTCTGGTCGGCGCTCTTTCGGGTTGGTAATACGAACTAAAACGATATCGTCTGTAAATACCATTCGCATTTCCCGAGCGGGCAGGAAAATATCGACAGAACCGTCATCAGGAATAAGGAATCCAAAGCCATCACGGTGCGCTTGGACACGACCCCGGATCAACTCCAACTCTTTAACCAACGCATAACTACCGCGCCGATTGCTAATCACTTGCCCGTCCCGCTCCATCGCGATTAACCGGCGCTGTAGGCCCTCTTTTTCCTCCGCTTTTTTTAAATCAAAAGCGCTTAATAAATGTTTAAAGCTGACGGGGCGGTTGATTTCTTTAAGGTATTGGATAATGAATTCCCGGCTGGGAACCGGATGTTCATACAAAGACGCTTCCCTTTCGTAATAGGGATCTTTTTTTCGATAAGATTTAACCACTAGTTCCTCTTTTAAGGGTAAAACGGAATAATACCTCATCTATGCTATTATTGTAATTATCGAAAAGAGGAGCCAATGAGATGAGCAAACGGATTTCCGTCAGCCTTATTTTTGGGTTGTTAGCAGGATGCGCAGAATATAGCCATCCTCCCGCACGAAATCCTCAATCGGCCCATTGCCACGCCATCGCGACCCAATTAAACCAAACTTATCCCTCTACGCTCCGAAAGCGCCGCCCCCCTACCGAAAAAGCAAAATTGCTGCGGGCCTATCATTCGTATGATTGTGATGAGTTTGAACCCGTCGATTAAAAACCAGATCTGCTTTTCCTTTGTTATTCATCTACCTTCCGCAAAGGTTGATGTTTTTTCGCAATTAATAAATACATGGTTGGCACCACAAATAAAGTGAACATAGTGCCGATTAGCATTCCGGTGGCAATCACAAGCCCAATATCGAAACGGCTCACAGCG includes:
- a CDS encoding NAD(P)H-hydrate dehydratase, coding for MTVLYQNRQIRELERLAVESGISEYELMCRAGEAAFKALLARWPEAQEITVCCGKGNNGGDGLVLARLAYENGLKVTVYLAGQRHQLKGAAAQAANACEASNLPILPFPEPLLFKGEVIVDALLGSGLSGEVKAPYDHLIAAINQAGQYVLALDVPSGINVDSGEVQGTAVKANLTVTFIAPKRGLYTDKAPAYCGELIVDRLGLSESFFRAVFTDTRLLEWKGVFPLLPKRARDAHKGSYGHVLVIGGDYGMGGAVRMAAEAAARVGAGLVTVATRPEHVPIVSGPRPELMCHQVAAADDLKPLLTAATVVVIGPGLGKSDWAKSLLNKVLETDLPKVLDADSLNLLAESPSQREDWILTPHPGEASRLLGISCNEVQRDRFQAINDLQEKYQGVLVLKGVGTLIKDESQAYYVCPAGNPGMATGGMGDILSGIIGGLVAQRLSLASAAQAGVFIHSMAADRAAEEGGERGLLATDLFPHLRVLVNP
- a CDS encoding IS110-like element IS1111A family transposase, whose translation is MKDIKILGVDIAKDVFQLCGIDEWGKVIYTRRVKRAQYVSTVASLKVGCVVMEACGGANHWYRTFMGMGIPTQLISPQHVKPYVKSNKNDRNDAQAIAEAASRASMRFVQGKTVEQQDVQALLKIRDRLVKSRTALINEIRGLLQEYGLTMARGAKRFYEELPLILASEAVGLTPRMKRVLNCLYTELLNRDEAIGDYEEELKAVAKANEDCQRVQSIPGVGYLTALSVYASVGDIHQFHRSRQLSAFIGLVPRQHSSGNKEVLLGISKRGNVMLRTLLIHGARALLRHVKNKTDKKSLWLKALIERRGMNRACVALANKNAPIIWALLTRQETYRCGA
- the rnr gene encoding ribonuclease R; this translates as MRYYSVLPLKEELVVKSYRKKDPYYEREASLYEHPVPSREFIIQYLKEINRPVSFKHLLSAFDLKKAEEKEGLQRRLIAMERDGQVISNRRGSYALVKELELIRGRVQAHRDGFGFLIPDDGSVDIFLPAREMRMVFTDDIVLVRITNPKERRPEGAIVEILERNTHQVVGRYFEEGGIAFVDPNHKLITQDILIPPGQQGEAKTGQFVVAEITVQPTKRRQAMGRIIEILGDQLTPGMEVELAIRTHELPYRWPNEVLREAKKLPVELMEYDKKGRKDLRKLPFMTIDGEDARDFDDAVYCESKSSGWKLYVAIADVSHYVSRESALDKEGQLRGNSVYFPSKVIPMLPEALSNNLCSLVPNKDRLAIVCEIHLTAKGKVSKYQFYEAVIHSHARLTYTQVAAMLRGEKTKNEEMLPHIKNLDQLYQNLLRQRINRGAIEFETTETRIQFDQKGKIKRIVPVVRNEAHRIIEECMLVANVSASHFLQEKNIPTLYRVHEGPDEQKLHDLKQFLRAFGLRLTGGDKPTPMDYAKLLLRIEKRPDAHLLQTVMLRSLRQAIYTPEDGGHFGLSYERYCHFTSPIRRYPDLLVHRGIRHALQKKSPKKFHYDNPKLGELGEHCSMTERRADRATREAVDWLKCEYMMNKIGQAYAGHIVDVTGFGVFVQLDQIYIEGLVHITALENDYYHFDPVHHLLRGKRSGRVYRLGDTIRVIVARVDLDDRKIDFVLEEVNSPPLQKSKSRRKKARG
- a CDS encoding lipoprotein encodes the protein MSKRISVSLIFGLLAGCAEYSHPPARNPQSAHCHAIATQLNQTYPSTLRKRRPPTEKAKLLRAYHSYDCDEFEPVD